From one Bacteroidales bacterium genomic stretch:
- a CDS encoding T9SS type A sorting domain-containing protein — protein MKNKKVFLLPLATVAIILLSGWGHVGHFHISQRASLSYNEHMADFDQWTAILAAHASDADKRKSSDPNESPRHFIDIDNYQLFNETGRIPQTLDSVIMLYGTYFVYNQGVLPWATLRTFDSLVSCFERYDWEKAVLFAADLGHYVADGHMPMHITRNYNGQFTGNTGIHSRYESTMINAYISQINYEGSPAEFVDDVPEYIFGYIYQNYPYVDSILMADDYAKSVSGNTGSQAYKQALWEYSNEFTTHLFKSASHALAELIYTAWVHAGSPVLGSSSIADPLVIEGILLRQNVPNPFAGSTTITFELLDKNDITIEIYNSIGQCVANPANGSYTPGSHRLEWQPSNIQSGIYYLILTSPKGRQMRKMVVQ, from the coding sequence ATGAAAAACAAGAAAGTTTTCCTTTTACCTCTCGCGACAGTTGCTATCATTCTGTTGTCGGGTTGGGGTCATGTCGGACATTTCCACATCAGTCAGAGAGCGTCGCTGTCGTATAATGAGCACATGGCGGATTTCGATCAGTGGACTGCTATACTGGCAGCCCATGCCAGCGATGCCGACAAACGCAAGAGCAGCGATCCCAACGAAAGCCCACGCCATTTTATCGACATCGACAATTATCAGTTGTTTAACGAAACCGGGCGTATCCCGCAAACGCTCGACTCGGTGATCATGCTTTACGGCACCTATTTCGTTTACAACCAGGGTGTGTTGCCGTGGGCTACCCTGCGCACCTTCGATTCGCTGGTAAGCTGCTTCGAGCGCTACGATTGGGAAAAGGCCGTGCTCTTTGCCGCCGACCTTGGCCATTACGTAGCCGACGGACACATGCCCATGCATATTACCCGCAACTACAACGGGCAGTTTACCGGCAACACCGGTATCCATTCACGCTACGAATCCACCATGATCAACGCTTACATCTCACAGATTAATTACGAAGGCTCACCTGCCGAATTTGTTGACGATGTGCCGGAATACATCTTTGGATACATTTATCAAAATTATCCCTATGTCGATTCGATACTCATGGCCGACGACTACGCCAAAAGCGTTTCGGGCAACACCGGCTCACAGGCCTACAAGCAGGCGCTGTGGGAATATTCCAATGAGTTCACCACGCATCTTTTCAAAAGCGCTTCGCATGCTTTGGCCGAACTGATATACACCGCATGGGTGCATGCCGGCTCGCCTGTGCTTGGCTCCTCCTCCATAGCCGATCCGCTGGTGATCGAAGGAATTTTATTGCGACAAAATGTTCCCAATCCATTTGCGGGAAGCACTACCATTACTTTTGAGCTATTGGATAAAAATGATATTACCATCGAAATTTATAATTCCATTGGACAGTGTGTAGCCAATCCGGCTAACGGAAGTTATACTCCTGGAAGCCATCGTCTGGAATGGCAGCCATCGAATATCCAATCCGGAATTTATTATCTGATCCTCACCTCCCCAAAAGGACGCCAGATGCGTAAGATGGTGGTGCAATAG
- a CDS encoding PatB family C-S lyase has product MKYNFDEIISREGTNCIKYDARQRIFGSEEVLPMWVADMDFRTPDFVIDALRKRLEHEITGYTFRGDEFNNAIVGWMKKRHGWDVDPAWLSFSPGVVPALNMLVMALTKPGDRIIVQPPVYFPFFSAIRENECEIVENPLVLKNGRLSMDLDDLKQKAVGARILMLCHPHNPGGSVWTRHELETMAQICIDNDVLIISDEIHSDLILDGHQHIPLASLSEEVAAQTITCNAPSKTFNLAGLATSYLIIPNQELLDKYNHMLNDQLHAGMGNLFGAIALQAAYEHGEDWLRQLLEYVQQNITLVREYLQQNIPLIRMIEPESTYMIWLDCSDLELPVGGLKDFFVNNARLGLNEGEMFGTGGESFMRLNVACPHQLVQQAMEQLHDAVSRHQR; this is encoded by the coding sequence ATGAAATACAACTTTGACGAAATCATTTCCCGTGAAGGGACAAATTGCATAAAATATGATGCCCGCCAGCGCATCTTTGGCAGCGAAGAAGTGCTGCCGATGTGGGTGGCCGACATGGATTTCCGCACGCCCGACTTTGTGATCGATGCGCTGCGAAAGCGCCTGGAACACGAAATAACAGGCTACACCTTTCGCGGTGATGAATTTAATAATGCCATTGTCGGTTGGATGAAAAAACGCCATGGGTGGGATGTCGATCCGGCATGGCTGAGTTTTAGTCCGGGCGTGGTGCCGGCGCTCAATATGCTGGTGATGGCGCTCACAAAACCTGGCGACCGCATCATCGTGCAGCCACCGGTCTATTTCCCGTTTTTCAGCGCCATCCGAGAAAATGAATGCGAAATTGTTGAAAATCCTTTGGTGTTAAAAAACGGCCGGCTTAGCATGGATCTTGACGATCTGAAACAAAAAGCCGTTGGTGCGCGCATACTTATGCTTTGTCATCCACACAATCCCGGCGGTAGCGTCTGGACGCGCCACGAGTTAGAAACCATGGCACAGATTTGCATCGACAACGACGTGCTCATCATCTCCGACGAAATTCATTCCGACCTTATCTTGGATGGACATCAGCACATCCCGCTGGCATCGCTTAGCGAGGAGGTGGCTGCGCAAACCATCACCTGCAACGCACCTTCCAAAACCTTTAATTTGGCGGGGCTGGCCACTTCTTATCTTATCATCCCAAACCAGGAACTCCTCGACAAATACAACCACATGCTCAACGACCAGTTGCACGCGGGCATGGGCAACCTTTTTGGTGCCATCGCGCTGCAGGCTGCTTATGAGCATGGCGAGGACTGGCTGAGGCAATTGCTCGAATACGTGCAGCAAAACATAACTCTTGTGCGGGAATATTTGCAGCAAAACATCCCGCTGATTAGGATGATCGAGCCAGAAAGCACCTACATGATCTGGCTCGACTGCAGCGATCTGGAATTACCTGTCGGAGGGTTGAAAGATTTTTTTGTAAATAATGCCCGTCTGGGTTTAAACGAAGGCGAAATGTTTGGCACCGGTGGCGAGAGTTTTATGCGCCTCAACGTGGCATGCCCGCACCAGTTGGTGCAGCAAGCCATGGAACAACTCCACGACGCAGTGAGCCGGCATCAACGATAA
- a CDS encoding deoxyhypusine synthase has translation MNKKSLLKETIRHIDIKSFDSTPIIDAMRGMSFSSRDTAAAADILQRMINDDDCTIWLTLAGSTSAGGCMQVYVDMIKNNMIDAVVATGASIVDMDFFEALGYKHYRGTPFVDDMELRSQYIDRIYDTFIDEEELQACDDATQKIADSLEPRPYSSREFIREMGRYLTKHSVKKDSLVQVAFEHNVPIFCPAFSDCSAGFGLAKHQWKNPDKHVSIDSVKDFLELTKIKMEAGGSGLFMIGGGVPKNFAQDTVVCAEILGKEVPMHKYAVQITVADPRDGACSSSTLKEAASWGKVDTMYEQMVYAEATTVLPLIISYAYHKGDWKKRKQREWTKLFD, from the coding sequence ATGAACAAGAAGAGCTTACTCAAAGAAACCATCCGTCATATCGACATCAAATCCTTCGACAGCACGCCCATCATCGATGCGATGCGTGGCATGTCGTTCTCCTCGCGTGATACGGCTGCGGCTGCCGACATTTTGCAACGCATGATCAATGACGACGACTGCACCATCTGGCTCACACTTGCTGGCAGCACCAGTGCCGGCGGATGTATGCAGGTGTATGTGGATATGATCAAAAATAATATGATCGATGCCGTGGTGGCTACAGGCGCTTCCATCGTGGATATGGATTTTTTCGAGGCGCTCGGTTACAAACATTATCGCGGAACTCCATTTGTGGATGATATGGAGCTGCGTTCGCAATACATCGACCGCATTTATGATACTTTTATTGATGAAGAAGAGCTGCAGGCCTGCGACGACGCCACCCAAAAAATTGCCGACAGCCTCGAGCCGCGTCCATATTCGTCGCGTGAGTTCATTCGCGAAATGGGACGCTATCTTACCAAACATTCCGTAAAAAAAGATTCGCTGGTACAAGTGGCCTTTGAACACAATGTTCCCATTTTCTGTCCCGCTTTTTCTGACTGCAGCGCTGGTTTTGGTTTAGCAAAACATCAGTGGAAAAATCCCGACAAACACGTTTCCATTGATTCGGTAAAAGATTTTCTGGAGCTTACCAAAATAAAAATGGAAGCCGGTGGCTCGGGATTGTTTATGATTGGTGGCGGCGTGCCCAAAAACTTCGCTCAGGACACAGTAGTCTGCGCCGAAATATTAGGAAAAGAAGTTCCCATGCACAAATATGCTGTGCAGATTACCGTAGCCGACCCACGCGATGGCGCCTGCTCGAGCTCTACACTAAAAGAAGCCGCTTCTTGGGGCAAGGTAGATACCATGTACGAACAAATGGTCTACGCTGAAGCTACAACAGTGTTGCCGCTCATCATCAGCTATGCCTACCACAAAGGAGACTGGAAAAAACGCAAACAAAGAGAGTGGACCAAGCTATTTGATTAG
- a CDS encoding porin family protein → MKTLKLLVIAGMMLLLGLNLQAQKINYGVLAGYVYATPHVTQYEDYGTKLFYPMHSFNVNGFVEYRLSETWGIAAEPGYIRKGGVFKDKEDISNSSDHQLRLHYIQLPILANVYFSDRFFISFGPEFAYLINKDASFPSLEEQHSAYYKFTPLEESAFEISALIGVNYSITKNIDLGLRYNHSITRFSEIGWINPRYGIDLGIVSERSNAYNQYLQFIVRYRIKPGANKRS, encoded by the coding sequence ATGAAAACACTAAAACTTTTGGTAATAGCAGGGATGATGTTACTTCTGGGGTTGAACCTTCAGGCCCAGAAAATTAATTATGGGGTTCTTGCAGGATATGTTTATGCTACCCCACATGTTACCCAGTATGAAGATTATGGTACAAAATTGTTTTATCCAATGCATTCGTTTAATGTAAACGGATTTGTTGAATACCGGCTTTCCGAAACCTGGGGCATAGCAGCAGAACCCGGGTACATTAGAAAAGGAGGTGTTTTTAAGGATAAGGAAGATATTTCGAACTCTTCTGATCATCAACTTCGACTTCATTACATTCAGCTACCGATACTTGCGAATGTTTATTTCTCAGATAGGTTCTTTATTTCCTTCGGTCCTGAGTTTGCTTATTTAATTAACAAAGACGCCAGTTTTCCATCTCTGGAAGAACAACATTCTGCTTATTATAAATTTACTCCTCTTGAAGAAAGCGCTTTTGAAATTTCAGCATTGATTGGTGTAAACTATAGCATTACAAAGAATATTGATTTAGGGTTAAGGTATAATCATAGCATTACACGTTTTTCCGAGATAGGCTGGATTAATCCCAGATATGGAATCGATCTTGGAATCGTTTCGGAACGCTCAAACGCATACAATCAATACCTGCAATTTATAGTGAGGTACAGAATAAAACCCGGTGCTAACAAGCGTTCATAA
- a CDS encoding exosortase/archaeosortase family protein has protein sequence MTKKEGFIKRNKRTISDFIRLHRLDALTDVALFVIITLVIHFSFRFWANQLHFYPIKELYLSIGTWLSDQVYVQSIWFVEHVLKIPFTAVDQTRTMYFTNSGYIAVNSSCSGFKPMLQFVLLMMIYPGPWRHKLWFIPMGLFIVHLTNLFRITGLSVVIVNWPNYWDFSHDYLFRPFFYVVIFSLWVWWVERFRPMTKKTKATS, from the coding sequence ATGACAAAAAAGGAAGGATTTATAAAAAGAAACAAGCGCACCATCAGCGATTTCATCCGCCTGCACAGGCTCGACGCGCTTACCGACGTGGCTTTATTTGTCATCATCACTTTGGTGATCCATTTCAGCTTTCGCTTTTGGGCCAACCAATTGCATTTTTATCCCATCAAAGAACTTTATTTAAGCATTGGCACCTGGCTGTCGGATCAGGTTTATGTACAAAGCATCTGGTTTGTAGAACATGTTTTAAAGATTCCGTTTACGGCAGTGGATCAAACGCGCACGATGTATTTCACCAACAGCGGCTACATAGCTGTCAATTCGAGCTGCTCCGGTTTTAAGCCGATGCTGCAGTTTGTGCTGCTGATGATGATTTATCCGGGGCCTTGGCGCCACAAACTTTGGTTTATCCCAATGGGACTTTTCATTGTTCATCTCACCAATTTGTTTCGCATCACCGGGCTTTCGGTAGTGATCGTGAATTGGCCCAACTACTGGGATTTTAGCCACGACTATTTGTTCAGGCCGTTTTTTTATGTGGTAATTTTCTCGCTCTGGGTATGGTGGGTGGAGCGATTCAGGCCCATGACCAAAAAAACAAAGGCAACATCTTAG
- a CDS encoding trypsin-like serine protease, with protein MKHNSLKIMALSAVAFLTCFSGIIRHDVDEKEYLKLAEETQFDCVGRIFKDTSASGSCVLISNRFVLSAAHVFIDTDTRPDTMEINGQTITVFTPYNERVTDVNKLTLVFNGQKVKVKKLTLHPNYLDSLTKGSCDIALIELEQPLKGISPAKLNDAFDELKSNVVGVGYGASGPADRPDLVDLLHKKIAGENVIDSIGGSELSGNGTILLCDFDHPTRDDCNKMGSSVPRPLEYISTGGDSGGGLFRKNGNDWELIGICGGAGGGIDLAQFMKTYYYGQIMEWTRVAAFTEWIDEQTK; from the coding sequence ATGAAACACAATAGTCTAAAAATTATGGCGCTAAGTGCTGTAGCGTTTTTGACCTGTTTTTCAGGTATTATCAGACATGATGTTGATGAAAAGGAGTACTTAAAATTAGCCGAAGAGACACAATTTGATTGTGTTGGCCGAATTTTTAAAGACACTTCGGCCAGTGGATCTTGTGTGTTAATTAGCAATCGCTTTGTTTTATCAGCCGCACACGTTTTTATTGACACCGATACCCGACCTGACACAATGGAGATTAACGGACAGACTATTACTGTATTTACTCCTTACAACGAAAGGGTTACGGATGTAAATAAACTCACCCTGGTTTTCAATGGGCAAAAAGTTAAAGTTAAAAAATTAACATTACATCCTAATTATCTGGACAGTTTAACGAAAGGTTCGTGCGACATAGCACTAATTGAATTAGAGCAACCTTTAAAAGGTATTTCACCTGCAAAACTTAACGATGCCTTTGACGAGCTAAAATCAAATGTTGTAGGTGTTGGTTATGGTGCATCCGGACCAGCAGACAGACCAGATTTAGTGGATTTATTACATAAAAAGATTGCTGGAGAAAATGTCATTGATAGCATCGGAGGTTCAGAGCTTTCAGGAAATGGAACCATACTTTTATGTGACTTCGATCACCCAACCCGGGATGACTGCAACAAAATGGGCAGTTCGGTCCCCAGACCTTTGGAGTATATTAGCACTGGAGGTGATAGTGGCGGGGGATTGTTTAGAAAAAACGGTAATGACTGGGAATTAATTGGAATTTGTGGTGGTGCTGGAGGAGGAATTGATCTTGCACAATTCATGAAAACATATTATTACGGACAAATTATGGAATGGACGAGAGTAGCAGCGTTCACAGAATGGATTGATGAACAGACAAAATGA
- a CDS encoding DUF2723 domain-containing protein translates to MKQYKKLNILIGWGVWLIATVVYLLTVEPTASWWDCGEYIATAYKLQVGHPPGAPFFQLIGRIFSLFAFGDVSKVALSINIMSALSSSFTILFLFWTITILARKAALLGGEMNTGRMIAIFGSGIVGALAYTFSDSFWFSSEEGEVYAMSSFFTAFVFWAILKWDEVADEQHSARWLVLIAYMVGLSVGVHMLNLLAIPAITFVIYFRKYKPTAKGMFLAGGISIAILAFIMFGIIPEIASLFAHSELIFVNTLGLPFNSGTIFLAFLLIALIVFAIKATNSVNPRDAKIAIGLAGLLFLLIMLESRGTGSFFLRLLVGGGAALLIYFFRKQKSLLNTAVLSITFILIGYSTFLIIVIRANTNTPINENAPKDAVGLLSYLNREQYGTWPLVHGPYYNSPVTGSEDGTPVYIRSDKDKKYVVADDRKGVIPVYDPEFTTVFPRMWSNSKETHIREYKNWGKIKGVPIPHTNREGKVETIVKPTFSENLTYFFSYQMGFMYFRYFMWNYSGRQNDIQGHGSIENGNWITGIEALDAKKLGNQNNLPATRQNRANNKLFMLPLLLGLAGLFFQLNRDYRNTIVVGLLFLMTGAAIVVYLNQYPYQPRERDYAYAGSAYAFAMWIGLGVLAIYNLLRKVINPKLSAIIATVLSLVLVPGLMASEGWDDHDRSGKYAARDFAINYLESCEPNAILFTNGDNDTFPLWYVQEVEGIRTDVRVVNFMLASGEWYIHQMMRKIYDSEKLPFTLKAEDYEKGTNNYVPVLERLQGPVELKQVINFIASSNADSKVSLGDGSSFNFAPTRNLKLTTDSAYLVSNKLIPEDMYDRIEPVVSWKIKGQSYLYKNDLMLLDLIASNNWKRPIYFTSPAAIENVLNVDEYCHLEGIVYRFLPVKADHMYRGLGGINTDECYDLLVNKAKWGNLNDPKVYLDPESRRNSIMPMQNYLRLSQALIAENMPDSAVVVLDTMQKFFPDNKFHYDLYTLSLVQNYYEAGAMEKGNASADIFINNYAGDLEYYASLKPKFKQYYQQETEQAVMVLQRMSMLAREFKQSEQATKTDAILNELLEKF, encoded by the coding sequence ATGAAACAATACAAAAAACTCAACATCCTGATAGGTTGGGGTGTCTGGTTGATCGCGACGGTGGTTTACTTGCTCACAGTAGAGCCTACCGCCAGTTGGTGGGACTGTGGAGAATACATTGCAACAGCATACAAATTGCAGGTAGGCCATCCGCCGGGAGCGCCTTTTTTCCAGCTGATAGGACGTATCTTCTCCTTGTTTGCCTTTGGCGACGTGAGCAAAGTGGCGCTTTCAATCAACATTATGTCGGCGCTTTCGAGTAGCTTCACCATCTTGTTTTTGTTCTGGACCATCACCATCCTGGCACGCAAAGCTGCGCTGCTGGGTGGCGAAATGAACACCGGCCGCATGATCGCCATCTTTGGCAGCGGCATCGTAGGCGCTCTGGCTTACACGTTCAGCGATTCGTTTTGGTTCTCCTCAGAAGAAGGCGAGGTGTACGCCATGTCGTCGTTCTTTACCGCCTTCGTGTTCTGGGCTATCCTCAAGTGGGACGAAGTGGCCGATGAACAACACTCGGCGCGCTGGCTTGTACTTATCGCCTACATGGTAGGACTTTCGGTGGGTGTGCACATGCTCAACCTGCTGGCCATTCCAGCCATCACTTTTGTGATTTACTTCCGTAAATACAAACCCACCGCCAAGGGCATGTTTTTAGCCGGCGGCATCTCGATAGCCATTCTGGCTTTTATCATGTTTGGCATCATCCCGGAAATTGCATCGTTGTTTGCCCACTCAGAACTTATTTTTGTAAATACTCTGGGGCTTCCTTTCAACAGCGGTACCATCTTCCTGGCGTTTTTGCTGATTGCGCTCATTGTTTTTGCCATCAAAGCTACCAACAGCGTTAACCCACGCGACGCAAAAATTGCCATCGGACTTGCCGGTTTACTCTTTCTGTTGATAATGCTCGAAAGCCGGGGCACAGGTAGTTTCTTCCTGCGACTTCTTGTGGGCGGAGGTGCGGCCTTGCTGATCTATTTTTTCCGCAAACAAAAATCGCTGCTCAACACAGCCGTGCTCTCCATCACTTTTATCCTCATTGGCTATTCTACTTTTTTAATTATTGTAATACGCGCCAACACCAATACGCCCATCAACGAAAATGCACCCAAAGATGCGGTTGGTCTGCTGTCATACCTCAACCGGGAGCAATATGGCACGTGGCCATTAGTCCACGGGCCTTATTATAACTCGCCGGTGACAGGTTCGGAAGATGGTACGCCGGTGTACATCCGCAGCGACAAAGACAAAAAATATGTGGTTGCCGATGACCGCAAAGGCGTCATTCCTGTTTACGATCCTGAGTTTACTACTGTTTTTCCGCGAATGTGGAGCAACTCCAAAGAGACGCACATACGCGAATACAAAAACTGGGGAAAAATAAAAGGTGTCCCCATCCCCCACACCAACCGAGAAGGCAAAGTGGAAACCATTGTGAAACCTACCTTTAGCGAAAACCTGACCTATTTTTTCAGCTACCAAATGGGCTTTATGTATTTCCGCTATTTTATGTGGAACTACTCCGGCCGGCAAAACGATATTCAGGGACATGGCAGCATCGAAAACGGCAACTGGATTACCGGTATCGAAGCTTTGGATGCAAAAAAACTGGGCAACCAGAACAATCTGCCAGCCACCCGCCAAAACCGCGCTAACAACAAGCTATTCATGCTGCCTCTGCTGCTGGGACTGGCCGGGCTATTTTTCCAGCTCAACCGCGACTACCGCAATACCATCGTAGTAGGGCTGTTGTTTTTGATGACAGGAGCAGCCATTGTGGTGTACCTCAACCAATATCCGTATCAGCCACGTGAGCGCGACTACGCCTACGCCGGCTCCGCCTACGCTTTTGCCATGTGGATAGGACTGGGCGTACTGGCCATTTATAACCTTTTGCGCAAAGTGATAAATCCAAAACTGTCGGCAATTATCGCAACAGTGCTATCGCTGGTGCTGGTGCCCGGCCTCATGGCTTCTGAAGGGTGGGACGATCACGACCGCTCCGGGAAATATGCAGCCCGCGATTTTGCAATCAATTATCTGGAATCGTGCGAACCCAACGCCATTCTGTTTACCAACGGCGACAACGACACTTTCCCGCTTTGGTACGTACAGGAAGTAGAAGGAATCCGCACCGACGTGCGCGTAGTGAATTTTATGCTGGCTTCCGGCGAGTGGTACATCCACCAGATGATGCGCAAAATTTATGACTCCGAAAAACTGCCTTTTACACTTAAAGCAGAGGATTACGAAAAAGGTACCAATAATTACGTGCCGGTACTCGAAAGACTGCAAGGCCCGGTGGAGCTAAAACAGGTCATCAATTTTATCGCCAGTTCAAACGCTGATTCAAAAGTATCTCTTGGCGACGGCTCCTCGTTTAATTTTGCACCCACACGAAATCTGAAGCTCACCACCGACTCGGCTTATCTTGTGAGTAATAAACTGATTCCGGAAGACATGTACGACCGTATTGAGCCGGTGGTCAGCTGGAAGATAAAGGGGCAAAGCTATTTGTATAAAAATGATTTGATGCTGCTCGACCTCATCGCCTCAAACAACTGGAAGCGACCCATTTATTTTACCAGTCCGGCCGCTATCGAAAATGTGCTGAATGTAGATGAATATTGCCACCTCGAAGGCATAGTTTATCGGTTTTTACCCGTAAAAGCCGACCACATGTACAGAGGTCTGGGCGGAATCAACACCGACGAATGTTACGACTTGCTGGTGAACAAGGCGAAATGGGGTAACCTGAACGACCCGAAAGTATATCTAGACCCCGAAAGCCGCCGCAACTCCATCATGCCGATGCAAAATTATTTGCGGCTGTCGCAGGCACTCATCGCGGAAAATATGCCCGATTCTGCCGTGGTAGTGCTCGACACTATGCAGAAGTTCTTCCCCGACAACAAGTTTCATTACGACCTGTACACGCTGTCGTTGGTGCAAAACTATTACGAAGCTGGTGCCATGGAAAAAGGCAATGCTTCCGCCGATATTTTTATAAATAATTACGCCGGAGATCTGGAGTATTATGCTTCTTTAAAACCTAAGTTTAAGCAATATTACCAGCAGGAAACTGAACAGGCTGTCATGGTACTGCAGCGTATGTCGATGCTGGCCAGAGAGTTCAAGCAATCCGAACAGGCTACAAAAACCGATGCAATTCTAAACGAGCTGTTGGAGAAGTTTTAG
- the speB gene encoding agmatinase, which translates to METSEIFGGLEAQYAELASAVAVVLPVPYDETSTWGKGADNGPAAIIEASANMELYDIETDTEIYKTGIYTAEAVTEKSSPEAMVNAVEKAADKYLKQNKFLVGLGGEHSVTTGFVRAYARHFDNLSVLQLDAHTDLRPEYQGSPYSHASVMSRVREICPFVQVGIRSMDIVEKPFLVDEKLFLAEDIYDNDDWMEDAVDQLTENVFITIDLDVFDPSIMPSTGTPEPGGLYWYQVIKFLRRVIEEKNVVGFDVVELAPVDDNKAPDFLAAKLIYKLLTYKFQDQATRAIK; encoded by the coding sequence ATGGAAACATCTGAAATTTTTGGTGGTCTCGAAGCGCAATATGCTGAGCTTGCCAGCGCTGTCGCGGTAGTGTTGCCTGTTCCTTACGACGAAACAAGCACCTGGGGCAAGGGCGCTGACAATGGTCCGGCTGCTATCATCGAAGCTTCAGCCAACATGGAGCTTTACGACATCGAGACCGATACCGAGATTTACAAAACAGGCATTTACACCGCCGAAGCTGTAACGGAGAAGTCGTCGCCGGAAGCGATGGTAAACGCTGTGGAAAAAGCTGCTGACAAATATCTAAAGCAAAATAAGTTTTTGGTGGGTCTTGGCGGCGAACACAGCGTCACCACCGGATTTGTGCGCGCCTACGCCCGCCACTTCGACAACCTGAGTGTGCTACAGCTCGACGCCCACACGGATCTGCGCCCCGAATATCAAGGATCGCCTTACAGCCACGCTTCGGTGATGTCGCGGGTACGCGAGATTTGTCCGTTTGTGCAAGTGGGAATCCGCAGCATGGACATTGTTGAAAAGCCATTTTTGGTGGATGAAAAACTCTTCCTGGCCGAAGATATTTACGACAACGACGATTGGATGGAGGACGCTGTGGATCAGCTTACCGAAAATGTGTTTATCACCATCGACCTCGATGTGTTCGACCCTTCCATCATGCCCAGCACCGGCACGCCCGAACCGGGAGGATTGTATTGGTATCAGGTGATAAAATTCCTGCGCCGCGTGATAGAAGAAAAAAATGTAGTGGGTTTTGATGTGGTGGAGCTGGCGCCCGTGGACGATAATAAAGCGCCCGACTTCCTCGCTGCCAAGCTGATTTACAAACTACTAACTTACAAATTCCAAGACCAGGCCACCCGCGCAATAAAATAG
- a CDS encoding cupin domain-containing protein, which produces MDKDFLKSKIKTNVYHIKPDSNVALHKHQKFDEVFYCMKGEGFGVLENEEQELTVGKAFIVKENTMHALRSDSEMWVASFLIPVTD; this is translated from the coding sequence ATGGATAAGGATTTTTTAAAATCAAAGATTAAAACAAACGTCTATCACATAAAACCTGATAGCAACGTAGCTTTGCATAAACACCAGAAATTTGATGAAGTATTCTACTGTATGAAAGGTGAAGGTTTTGGTGTATTGGAAAATGAAGAACAAGAATTGACTGTTGGTAAGGCTTTCATTGTAAAAGAAAACACGATGCACGCCTTACGTTCTGATTCTGAAATGTGGGTGGCCTCTTTTTTAATTCCAGTTACGGATTAG